From Rissa tridactyla isolate bRisTri1 chromosome 7, bRisTri1.patW.cur.20221130, whole genome shotgun sequence, a single genomic window includes:
- the LOC128913205 gene encoding myosin light chain kinase, smooth muscle-like — protein MKATSVEEMEAMHTTVLSQTSQSTRISVATAQEMNVPPKILLQLKDLTVKCGDTAQFVCGLESEFFSEFLWAHEGETIEGSEKLKISQNGSVLLLTILNAQLIDQGLYSCTVYNDYGGTTTAAMLTVKAKEAQAKAVTKITLESDTKSFKAARDCQFKASEVKQESAKKTSSLFISTSQRPYETEKQRNRVYYPDVVPCEDITDTDAEAPEFLETLPSETTVKEGDDVLLFCIMKGAPTPCVVWLCNQQIVEESALCSLKHDGPLCSLRLLKVGQSHKGIYKCRIVNPAGQAECSTHLRVTGWQLHVPSKYQFLVHSIIAFQSIHSLGDNKEREASH, from the exons ATGAAGGCTACATCGGTTGAAGAAATGGAAGCTATGCACACAACAGTCCTTTCCCAAACATCTCAGAGCACCAGGATCTCTGTGGCCACTGCTCAGGAAATGAATGTCCCTCCAAAGATTCTCTTGCAGCTCAAAGACCTAACCGTGAAATGTGGTGATACTGCTCAGTTCGTATGTGGCTTAGAAAGTGAATTCTTCTCTGAGTTTCTTTGGGCCCATGAAGGTGAAACGATAGAAGGatctgaaaaactgaagataTCACAAAATGGAAGTGTCCTACTGCTCACAATCCTAAATGCCCAGCTGATAGATCAAGGACTGTACAGTTGTACTGTATACAATGATTATGGAGGGACAACAACTGCTGCAATGCTAACAGTCAAAG CAAAAGAAGCACAAGCCAAAGCAGTAACAAAAATTACCCTTGAATCAGACACTAAAAGCTTTAAAGCAGCCAGAGATTGTCAGTTTAAAGCATCTGAAGTTAAGCAAGAATCTGCCAAGAAAACATCGAGCTTGTTTATATCTACGTCCCAAAGACCATATGAAACTGAGAAGCAAAGAAACAGAGTCTACTATCCTGATGTTGTGCCGTGTGAAGACATCACAGACACTGACGCCGAAGCACCAGAGTTTCTTGAAACTCTGCCTTCAGAAACCACTGTAAAAGAAGGAGATGATGTGTTACTCTTTTGTATAATGAAGGGTGCACCTACACCTTGTGTGGTCTGGCTGTGCAATCAGCAAATAGTTGAGGAGTCTGCATTGTGTTCCTTAAAACACGATGGGCCACTGTGCAGTTTAAGATTGTTGAAAGTTGGTCAGAGCCACAAGGGTATATACAAGTGCAGAATAGTTAATCCTGCAGGACAAGCCGAGTGCAGCACCCATCTGAGAGTGACAGGTTGGCAACTGCATGTTCCTTCCAAGTATCAATTCCTCGTGCATAGCATCATTGCATTCCAGTCCATTCATTCCCTGGGAGATAATAAAGAACGAGAAGCATCTCATTAG